The Tigriopus californicus strain San Diego chromosome 5, Tcal_SD_v2.1, whole genome shotgun sequence genome includes a region encoding these proteins:
- the LOC131880938 gene encoding uncharacterized protein LOC131880938: protein MKVQIPSSKAVPARLPTFLVVLVFLVCAIKTQSTEWPVYFEKLGFVHSIHNKWDLALRVHIDLPSLDRRLTKLAHRLTILDTNFQDPEVRSTPPTSRYRPSRLDDLNRSWKDQNSHLSKRCEILLRRARDLRELGQNISLRRRRSQEANQGAGQHARKKRQTVGEGILKSMFGVAYTNDVHEVKTLVNGVDSRLSSSINGVRSLTNSLKSSSEAMLRQHDSELTHVENMARSLERKVINMETNPFMKTSISDLVHVRNEAYKKIALEVDLADERLVEIESIVTALGSGRLSKSVISPKKIRETLFTIEEQLPANFSLLYTSEEALWPYYSVLGTSAIFDSSLADVVVTVSIPLVDKSSILDLNRVHNLPLKVKDGYSVIADIDTEYLVTDQSKRYFLELFKEDFQDCQVFHTDHGEQFYCGLQPMLRADMARSCVMQLYQGLPDPAWCQSRLKHGLVQPFTRLYNGSWIFAALNDQVLVRLECPEETTPTGLVGFGVIHLAEGCTITSDEFWYAHTQAGMMEINIRFGKEFDDLDQEEDQKDPQDYDISNFQDDVMFSESNDALEAVVVGSDESATTSLTNSSVSPTSTSTLSSAVSEESQSTDTTPDSNATTITVETLSSSPSSSSSSSLSSSTPETTATASTPTTVESETPPTSIGGEGEGLNEGVDDVEGADALEVPDPKTQNDATTIYKNIIVKLKDTFNSRWVLARK from the exons ATGAAAGTTCAAATCCCATCATCAAAAGCCGTGCCAGCCAGGCTGCCTACCTTCCTCGTTGTCTTAGTGTTCCTCGTGTGTGCCATCAAAACTCAATCCACTGAGTGGCCGGTCTATTTCGAGAAGCTCGGCTTCGTCCACTCCATCCATAACAAATGGGACTTGGCTCTCCGAGTCCACATCGATCTCCCGAGTCTGGATCGGCGATTGACCAAGTTGGCTCATCGCCTCACCATTTTAGATACCAACTTCCAAGATCCCGAGGTTCGGTCCACGCCCCCCACATCCAGATACCGGCCTTCTCGTCTGGATGACCTCAATCGATCCTGGAAAGACCAGAACTCTCATTTGAGCAAACGATGCGAAATCTTGTTAAGAAGAGCCCGGGACTTGCGAGAGTTGGGTCAAAACATTAGCCTGAGACGACGCCGTAGTCAAGAGGCTAATCAGGGCGCCGGTCAGCATGCTCGTAAAAAGCGTCAAACGGTGGGCGAAGGCATTCTCAAGAGCATGTTCGGCGTGGCGTATACCAATGACGTGCATGAAGTCAAGACCCTCGTCAACGGCGTGGATTCCCGACTTTCTAGCAGTATCAACGGCGTGCGCTCGCTGACTAACAGCCTCAAAAGTTCTTCCGAGGCCATGCTGAGGCAGCATGATTCCGAACTGACCCATGTTGAAAACATGGCCCGATCCTTAGAGCGAAAG GTGATCAACATGGAAACCAATCCATTTATGAAGACATCGATTAGTGACTTGGTCCATGTGCGGAACGAGGCGTACAAGAAAATCGCCCTGGAAGTGGATCTGGCCGACGAGCGACTCGTTGAGATTGAGAGTATCGTCACCGCTCTTGGGTCGGGTCGTCTCAGTAAGAGCGTAATCTCGCCCAAGAAGATCAGAGAGACCTTATTCACCATTGAGGAACAATTGCCGGCCAATTTCAGCCTTCTCTACACCTCGGAAGAAGCCCTTTGGCCTTATTATTCCGTCTTAGGCACGAGTGCCATTTTCGATTCCAGCTTGGCAGACGTGGTGGTGACCGTGTCCATTCCATTGGTGGACAAATCGTCCATCCTCGACCTCAATCGAGTTCACAACCTCCCGCTCAAGGTCAAAGACGGATACTCAGTGATAGCCGACATTGACACCGAATATTTGGTCACCGACCAGTCCAAGCGATACTTCCTCGAGCTCTTCAAAGAGGACTTCCAGGACTGTCAGGTGTTCCACACCGACCATGGGGAGCAGTTCTATTGTGGGCTTCAGCCCATGTTAAGGGCGGACATGGCACGGTCGTGCGTGATGCAGCTCTATCAAGGTCTCCCTGATCCCGCGTGGTGCCAATCGCGGCTCAAGCACGGCTTAGTCCAGCCTTTTACCCGCCTCTACAACGGCTCGTGGATCTTTGCTGCCTTGAATGATCAGGTGCTCGTTAGGCTCGAGTGTCCCGAGGAGACCACGCCCACGGGATTGGTGGGCTTTGGCGTGATTCACCTGGCCGAAGGCTGTACCATTACAAGTGACGAGTTTTGGTACGCTCATACTCAAGCGGGAATGATGGAGATCAACATTCGATTTGGCAAGGAGTTCGACGACCTCGATCAGGAGGAAGACCAGAAAGATCCACAGGACTACGACATCAGCAACTTTCAG GATGACGTGATGTTCTCGGAATCCAACGACGCTCTGGAAGCCGTGGTTGTGGGTTCGGATGAAAGTGCGACAACATCCCTTACCAATAGCTCGGTCTCCCCCACATCCACGTCCACACTTTCTTCCGCGGTATCCGAGGAATCGCAATCAACAGATACCACGCCAGACTCTAACGCCACAACGATAACAGTAGAAACATTGTCGTCGTCgccgtcctcgtcgtcgtcgtcgtcgctatcatcatcaacaccaGAAACCACAGCAACAGCCTCAACGCCCACAACCGTCGAATCGGAAACCCCGCCAACCTCGATCGGTGGCGAAGGAGAAGGACTAAACGAAGGCGTGGATGAT
- the LOC131880944 gene encoding uncharacterized protein LOC131880944 — protein sequence MRRFFLVWVAFALAIEATRAQEVQDFGAKEADDKDDYYYSYYDIISDERDKDSSNDVATYDEDQGDWGDVLDENNFSNQGEGLDYLMEYGQNPDQYKKTTEFCPWPPCYNIGESKSFDEILDIKIETTPEPEPELYQYPEQAILEEVAIVADGEEVVEEIILTEVEDDVEAIDYDYEAGAKELEPDCQNTETVIIYRSEAPNGVIIASVVFFVIIVGVLFYMPRFIKMRQSATVSARAHDSAGLIEVPQFDPGHDGYDSDIESQAQYVANIRDQPMPSHFQGHSAKP from the exons ATGAGGCGTTTCTTCTTGGTGTGGGTGGCTTTCGCTCTCGCCATTGAGGCGACACGTGCTCAAGAGGTTCAGGACTTTGGTGCCAAAGAAGCAGACGACAAGGATGACTACTACTACTCGTATTACGACATTATCAGTGATGAACGAGACAAGGACAGCTCAAATGATGTGGCCACTTACGACGAAGATCAGGGCGATTGGGGCGATGTCCTGGATGAGAACAACTTTTCCAACCAAGGAGAAGGTCTCGATTATTTGATGGAATACGGGCAGAATCCAGACCAATACAAGAAGACCACGGAGTTCTGCCCTTGGCCCCCTTGCTACAACATTGGTGAGAGCAAGAGCTTCGATGAGATCTTGGACATCAAAATCGAGACCACGCCCGAGCCCGAGCCAGAGCTCTACCAATACCCGGAGCAAGCCATCCTTGAGGAGGTGGCCATTGTCGCCGATGGCGAAGAGGTCGTGGAAGAAATTATTCTGACTGAAGTGGAAGACGACGTCGAGGCCATTGACTACGATTATGAGGCTGGGGCTAAAGAGCTGGAGCCAGATTGCCAAAATACGGAGACAGTCATCATCTACAG GAGTGAGGCGCCCAATGGTGTCATCATCGCCAGCGTAgtcttcttcgtcatcatcgtgGGCGTGTTGTTCTACATGCCCAGGTTCATCAAAATGCGTCAATCTGCGACCGTGAGCGCCCGAGCTCACGACTCTGCGGGTTTAATCGAAGTGCCGCAATTTGACCCGGGCCATGACGGGTATGACTCGGATATCGAAAGCCAGGCCCAATATGTAGCCAATATCCGGGATCAACCCATGCCTTCCCACTTTCAGGGACACTCTGCTAAGCCCTAA
- the LOC131880943 gene encoding UPF0046 protein C25E10.12-like — MEEANVKGSGEDPPDPNDVWTSLYKDRRECKFKTVKPKALLSSSSDGDGAADLNQVRIVCMSDTHSRLDHFKHPIPNGDIFIHAGDFTTVGSQEQVVKFNEFLGQLPHSHKLVIAGNHETTFDPRVRGKRFQSQEKHNTAETMSDLLTNCTYLQDFGIEIQGIKFYGSPWTPDFSYSWAFNASRGSAIRSKWDQIPDDTDVLITHGPPLGHLDRTDAGKHVGCEDLMKRVVTEIKPKFHIFGHIHEDPGIVSNGLTVFINASTCNRTCKPINPPIVFDLTLPVKSEKSIRGGPGNAPEVVERRNKMTSLYKNVKSKLPGF, encoded by the exons ATGGAAGAGGCCAATGTCAAAGGCTCCGGTGAGGATCCGCCCGATCCCAATGACGTGTGGACTTCCTTATATAAAGATCGTCGTGAGTGCAAGTTCAAGACTGTGAAACCAAAAGCGTTgctttcatcatcatcggaTGGCGATGGTGCTGCTGACCTCAACCAG GTTCGAATCGTGTGTATGAGCGATACTCACTCTCGATTGGACCACTTCAAACACCCGATCCCAAACGGGGACATCTTTATCCACGCTGGAGATTTCACCACCGTAGGAAGCCAAGAGCAGGTCGTGAAATTCAACGAGTTCTTGGGCCAATTGCCCCACTCGCACAAGTTGGTTATTGCCGGCAATCACGAGACCACTTTCGACCCGAGAGTCAGAGGGAAACGCTTCCAATCGCAAGAAAAACACAATACGGCCGAGACCATGTCAGATTTGCTCACCAATTGCACATATCTCCAGGATTTCGGGATTGAGATCCAGGGCATTAAGTTCTATGGCTCCCCGTGGACGCCTGACTTTAGTTACAGCTGGGCCTTCAATGCCAGTCGAGGGTCAGCTATTCGAAGCAAATGGGATCAGATCCCGGATGACACGGACGTGCTGATTACGCATGGACCGCCCTTAGGACATCTGGATCGAACGGATGCCGGCAAACACGTGGGTTGTGAGGACCTAATGAAGAGAGTGGTCACCGAGATCAAGCCTAAATTCCATATCTTTGGCCACATTCACGAAG ACCCTGGAATTGTCTCCAATGGCCTGACCGTGTTCATCAATGCGTCCACTTGCAATCGTACCTGTAAACCGATTAACCCGCCCATTGTTTTTGACCTGACTTTACCTGTCAAATCCGAAAAGTCAATCAGGGGTGGTCCAGGGAATGCTCCAGAAGTGGTGGAACGCCGAAATAAGATGACTAGTTTATACAAGAACGTCAAGTCTAAATTACCTGGGTTTTGA